ttgtcatATGACATTCATCAACAAGAAAAATAcatcttttgaaatgtaatgCAATTGGATGAAATCTCTAACTCAAGGAAAACAAATTTTGGAAATTTcttaagaaaaagagagagactgGGAATTGTCATTCATTATGCTTAGGGACGAGGCTATGGTAATTCTTCAAGATGCATGACTACTTCCAATCAATAAAATGCGTCCAAGAGAGGAGGTAATCAAGAAGTGGCATGCTGCAACCAAGGTTGTCTGTTATAAGATGGCACATATGTTCAGAGCTTCCAAGACAACAAATTGGAGTATGCACATTAATATAAGTCATGTATAGATGATGGCGTTGGTAATATAACAAGTTAATTGTGTTCAAGGTGAATAGACAAGTGAAATTCAAAGCAAAAAGTGAAGTCATGGTTGATGGTTATAATGAATGCAGTCCACTATATTAGCCATTTTTAGTTATTTAAGAATTTATGTCTTGCCTGAATGGTTCCCATCTGAAATAGAAAAGTAAATTTCCAGCTGGTGATCAGAAACTTCACTGCCAACAGTCATTTATCAACTGTAGAAGGCCAAATAGAAATGTCAAAGTTGGGAAAGGAAGTGGAAATTAGATACTGGGATTATAAGATAATGATTGTATAAGGATTACAACATTGTATCTTTTTTTCCttatactttttctttttcttcttcagagATATTGACGTTGAAATAATCTTGTGATGCATGCATTGAAAACAAACCATGATTAATGATCGAATGATGGTTTCTGGTTCACAATTTGTAGGAAGATCTGTTGTATAGCATGAGAAGGACATGATGATAGAACCATTTAATAATTTCTAAGAAGTCAGGCTGGGAGGATGAGCTGGATAAGACTTAAGGATGTTGTTGAGGATGATTGAAAGTGGCAGCATGTTGTTTTATGTAGACATTCTGATACTGCATGCATCTATTTCTGTCTATATAATCAGTTTTGTTTTTGAATTTCTCAACTGAGTCTAACCCTGAAAGCCTTATGCAGGTTTCAAGTGCAACTGCAACTTTCGCCATGACAttctcatcatcattgtctgttgTAGAGTACTACCTTTTAAACCGTTTTCCAGTCCCATATGGTACAACAACTTACCATTGTGCTTTaccaatgaaataaaaataaaaaaaatcatagctTCATGCTTAATGAATTGTTGAATCCAATAATCAGTTTAGAGGAAACATTTTTTATCCAAGATGATCTTCTGATCTTGTTTTACAATTGTGAAATCCATAAATATGTTGTCTGACTAATTGCTTTTGATCTGGCAGCTGTCTACTTCATCTTCGTGGCTACCGTTGCTGCCTTTGTCGGGCAACATGTAGTAAGGAGGTTGGTCATATTAATCGGGAGGGCATCTCTCATCATCTTCATATTGGCTTCAATGATCTTTATCAGTGCCATCTCGTTAGGTAAACCAATGATTCTTTTGCCAACGCTACCTTGTTCGGTAAACTTGATATCTTTCGTTTTTACCAACAAGTATATTGAAAATGAGTGAGCATGCAAGTTATTATTTCATTTAGCTATTACTCATCTAACAGTGGTTTTAGTGTCTGTTATCTGCCAGCATCTTCTCATGCGTTAATGCACCCTAAAATTTTCATTGCAGGTGGAGTTGGCATCGTCAACATGATCAAGAAAATTGAGGATAATGACTATATGGGTTTCGAGAACCTTTGCAGATACCAAGCATAGCAACAAAAACATTGCAGCATATGTGTAACTTTGTCTTCCTCAAAGTTTTTGCTTTTTAGATCTCTAATTGGTGGAATAGACCCTCGGGCATAGCAAATTTGAACGAGGATCTcgaatttttatttcttttcgtcTTACTGATGCAAGAAATAGTTCCTGGCAACTGTTCTtggatttgttgatctaatcttgTACACTTTTCGTATTAGTGATGCAAGAAATGACATTGAATTTTTCAAGTTTGAGTTAtgaaaaacaaaaacaattaTTTGATAAACGATGAGCCCATTCTTTTGCGAGGCTAATGATTTCATCGGCTATTCATGTGATGGATCTGTCATGAAGAAAAGTCAAACAGGTGCATTGACAAAACTCTATGTCAACAACTGTTCTTGGATTATTATCTTGCAACTGTAGAACTCTTTGGATAACAAATGACAGGCAACGTTGATTGATTTGACATACACTATAGATTCCAGACTTGTTCCAACTCCAGCGATACAGCGTTCTACCATCACGACAAGTCAAACCTGCGTTGGCTTACTTCCAGACGGTGGAAGATGACGTCCGTTCAAGAAAAGTCAATAGGTCGAGAATAAGCGAAGTTTCCATTCGAATAGATTACATCGTACGGTCACGATGATCCAAACCCTCATCCCGTATCAAGGCCTCACAAGAGGGAAGAAATGACACGAGGGAATCTTCCCGGTGCTGGttgcacaaggtgttcgacgaaatgaACGACATATTATAGAAGCCCAGTTGCAACACGTCAACGAAGAAGCTTCCAAGTATATAATAGGAGAGAAGTTAATGAACACAGTGTAGAGCAAGCTGTGACGCCATAACCCCACGCTGACTTCCAGTGCGGATACGGCCATAATATAATCGAACCCATCGAGTTATTGGACAGCACCTCCGTTCGAGCTGTTCAAACTTGCCGCATTCAGCGGTTGGATCCATGTGAGCCGGAACGTCGACGTGGAAGGGACTCCACCATCGCTGTGGGTGAAGAAAGATGAAAGCTCATCTCCGTGACGAGACGAGGAAGCTGCGGTCTGCAGGATGGTGTGTATAAGTGGCCGGattccccccgccccccccccccccccccacacacaCAATGGTAAAAGCCAGCTTAAACTGTATCCTTTACTGTGTCACTCATGGCCAAGCTAGCCATGGACAGTGGATTCTTTGGGTCCCTCGTTATCCATCCAGTTCATGTTGAACAGATGCAGAGCATCTCTCCAGTTGAAAGGAGTGAGTGAGGGAAGAGATGATAATTAATGACGAAGGAAATCGAAGAGGAGATGAAAAGGAGAGGGGGGAGGTTGTGTATCTCCTCTGCCGGATCTCACCTCGTTTTGCCAATAACTAAAGGGCTACCGCAAATAATATATTTGCATCAGGATGTGCACTGCAACAAGGCCTGAGGAGGAGTCGCTCTCGCCTCTTTGAATAGTTTAGTTGGAGTTACTTGCctccacatctctctctctctctctctctctttctctctctctctctctctgagagtcATGGAGAGCAACTCGTAGGCAACGTCTCGCGCAAACGACAAGGCCTTCGAGTATTTTAATACGATGGGTGGAGGTGAACGATGAGTATTAGAACTGCACCCGTCTGTCCCCATTGGCAACCCCACCAATAGCAACCACCACCTTCTCGCTCCAtctcccttcttcttcctccatcttGTTTCCTGACAAAAAAGCTCTTTCGTTGCTGCTAAGAGCGTACGGAAATTACTGTTTGATGGAGTGAGTGGGTGCCTTGAATCGGCGGCGGAGGGAAGTCGTCACTGCGGGaagcttctcttctggttgtgatgAACGGGAGCTGCAGCGACGAGCTCGAGAGGTGCGAGCCCGAGGAGGCCGGGATCGCGTCCGACGCCAACGATAGGAGCCTCCGGTCAGGTGGATCCGGCGATGACGCCAAACCTGTTCGCTCTTtggctccttcctcctcttcagcTCCCTCTCCGAAGAGAAGGTGGATCTTCTTGTCCTCCCATatcgtgctctctctctctctctctctctctggatttACTGACTTGTAATTGGGTTCATGGATGAGCAGCCGGCGGGCGGTGGAAAAGCGGGTAGTGACGGTTCCGATCAGCGACGCGAAGGGCACCGGCGAGGGGGCTCCGCCGGCTGATTCGTGGGCATGGCGGAAGTACGGGCAGAAGCCCATCAAGGGCTCACCTTATCCCAGGTACGTGCGTGTGCTCTTCCTCGATTTAGCAGTAGAAGCACGATGGAGATCGAGATCAACGTGAAAGCCAACTGGTATGTTAAGCTATGGGTGTTCTTTATGGGACGTGCAGGGGTTACTACAGGTGTAGCAGCTCCAAGGGGTGCCCGGCGAGGAAGCAGGTGGAGCGGAGCAGAGTCGACCCGGATGCGATCGTGGTTACCTACTCCTTCGACCACAACCATCCATGGCCCCTCCCCAAGAACCACCACCACAAGCACGCAGCGGCGGCGATGCAGCAGACTGTCGAGGACCGGCCGCCACCGCAGAACCAGTCCAGCCCGCCAGAGTCCGCGGAGCGTGACGAGAAGTTCTCCGACCTGATCGCGGAGGAGGAACCGGCGCTCTTGGTCGACGCGCCCGGCGGCGGCTTCCAGTGGTTCGCTGACGTGTGCTCGACGCCCTCGACCTCCCCGTCCGCGGCCGGCTCCTGCGAGCTGCTCTACGGGTCGGTCTTCTTCGCCGGGGCCCAGGCCGCGGCCGCGCTGCCGGAGGAGCAGGAGGCCGGCGGCCGGGTGGTGgaagaggaggactctttgtTCGCGGGCCTGGGGGAGCTGCCCGAGTACTCGGTGGTGCTCCGCCGGGGCCTGGCGTCCGCCTCGTGGGTGGGGACCACCGGGTGAGTGAGCCCCACCCCACCACATCCCTTGGCAGCCAGGCCGGCCGTCGATCCGATCGAGGGGAGCCCCGTGCGCCGTACGATTGGCTAATCTTTCTCGGTAGTCGACGTCTCAAAACTGCCGTCTTCCCGatattttcttcctcctccctttcatccatggcttcatcaataataGATCTCCGTGACATCGTTTTCACGTGTGGAAATTTCTCGCCAAGAAAAGGAGAGAAGCAATTCAAGATCGCTTCCTCCCCCCCTCCTCCTCGTGCTCATCGCCGGACTCCATCGTCGTCGCGCGTGTCGGCACGCCATCTctgtgcgtgcgtgcgtgcgtcaCCCGGCACACCAAACTCGCCGATTGGATGGACCACACCAGGCGACAAATGAGACATCAATCTCCAAGTAGGGGCCACGATTGCATGTGTTGGGTAGCCTTTTACCAGGGTGACGGTTTTGTTCTCACGTTGAACGGATGAGTTTCTATGATTGCTTTCGTCGCTTTCCATTCCGCCGACCGCAGCATATGTTCGGAGTGCATACCATCTGTTTGAATCAATGCCTCTTCCATATATAGTCGAGGAGGTGCAGGTTTGTCCGGCTTCCATTTATCTCTGACTCTCTGGTTCCCGTTCATTCATGATCTCGTCAAAGCATATCATCGACTCCAAATCTCACATAGGAAAGATGTTACCGAGGAGAGCCGGCAGAGCTGCACCTTTTAATTTTATGTGAACCAGGGAAACCATGTGGTATTAAACAATGGAACGTAGCTTAAAGCGGAAGATAAAAGGACACGACCATTCAAAAGCAAACAGCCGAAGCCGGACACGCAGGGAACGCAGAAGACATCGTGTGAGAGGGGTTAGATAAACATCACTGTCTCAATCATTTCATCTGCGTTTGTGAGGCTGTTGCTCGATTGGGACATGGAAAAGGATTTCGTTGGAAAAGATTGGATCTAGCGCATCATCGGTGGGCTGAAGCTAAGATGGTGTCACCTTCTCGACTTGAATGGGTGGCTATATGAGCATTATTATTAGTCTAATGGTAGCTCCAGCAGATCAATCGAttcacatgtgtgtgtgtgtgtgtgtgtgtgtgtgtgtgtgtgcgaaaTTTGAATCGATTGATCTGCCCAGTAAACAGGACAAGTATTATTGGGCTTATGGCCCAATTAAGTTGTTAATGCTTGGGAAAAGATTGGAACAGGGACGCTACATTTGAAACCTATCAACAATAGCCACGTGGCCGCCATTGGTTTCGGGTAGACGCCGACGAGTACGTGAAGTCATCTACATATATGATGACCGCCATCGCTTTCGAGGATAACGAACCTTTTGTCTTCTCTTCTCGCTTGAAACCTCCCTccaatctcctcctcctctcgtctCCACCACTGCGACCGCCTCTGCCAGATCAAGAAGCAGCGGTAGCCGATCCCATCGCGCTTATTCTCCCGGAACGATGGCAGTCTCTCGTAAGCACTTCCCTTCATTTCTCTTGTGGAATTTTATTTTAGGAAGGCTTTCTGTGGAGATTACTCTGCTCTTAATCTCTCTTGCGATCGGAGCGATTTCATGGTTCTTTGacgtttcttttcttctttccctgGTAGTCGCCGGTAAACCCTTCCTTCTTCCTTTCATCTTCTAGTTGAAGATTGTATTTCTGATTCCTCGTTAGTAATCTTTCCGAACGTCTTCGCCTCTGTTGCTGGCTCTCTATCTCCCAAAGGCTACTAGCTTTGAACTCCATTTTGACTTTCTCTTCTAGGGCTGGATCCCGATCTCGATCAGGAGGCTCTGTCTCCCTTGATTTGTCCATTACCTGGCTAAAAAGTGGAATCCCGCACCAATCAAGAACAGCTTTCATCCTTATCCTAATACGATCCCATGTGCTAATAGCGCGCCCCAGGACGGACTTCGATCATTCTACGTGAGTGTTTGTACAGTGGAACTGTAGAAGGCGTATACATTAAGATCAGTGTTCCTTCGTTGCCCGCTCTTCTGACTTCCTCGACGGAAAGGTAAGGTTCTCGCCTGTTTAAATGCTTGGGATCTTTATAGGAGCTAGTGATAGCtgataagattttttcaacttTACAAGGAAATCTCGTTGTTCTACTGAGAAAAATCCTTCCTCGTAACCTGTATAAACAGGGAGAACATATCAATGAAGAACATAGCTTCTATCTTCTAGCTTTTATCTTCTACCTTCTatcatggtattagagccatTCTTGCATTAGCAATTCTGCTGTATATAGCTTTGTCGCTGGCTTCTTTTCGACCTTCGATAGATCTGTTTAACCATATGCATCTATAATTACTAAATTCTAGAAATAGCCACCAACGAATAACAGGACGCAAACGCCCCCACCTTCTTCCTGCAAGGGTAGAGCCAAACCTTCTCCTTTGTCCCTCGTCCCCTCTCCTCCCCATCACTACCATGCAAGGGAGAGATTAGTGCGGTGGAGGGAGCAAGTGGCGTGATATACCTAGTGCAAATCCAATCACTGTATATCCAGCCCGATGGCCGAGCGTCACTTGAAACGACTAGAATGGCTGGCGTAGTTGTGGATGCCACAAGAACAGTACAAGTCCCCAGGCTTTTGACTAGTGCCTTTTTTGCCACTCTGATGCTTCTTTCCTCATCGTGGTATAACAGATCTGCGTTCCACGCTATCCCTCTTCTCTCTATCAGTCGACGAACTTCAACTATCTTCTTCTAAGTCGGTGGTCAACATTAATATCTCTGTGCTACTATCAATTAGCAaatcgattctcccttaaagatctaggaatctTGAATTATTTTCTTAGAGTAGAAGCAACATATACATCTCAAGTCTCTTCCTATCgtaaagaaagtacattcaagatttattataaaaaataaacatgcaggatgcaaatacgGTTACAACTCTATCTCTACTAATAAATCGCTCAAATTAttcgatggaagtcctgctatggAACCTACTCAATACCGATAAATAGTTGGCTCTttatagtacttagctctcatCCATCCGGACATCTCATTTGCGGCCAATATATTATCGCAATTTATGCAATGGTCATCTACTACGCACTGGTTTACAATCAAACGAATcttgcgatatcttaaagggacccttaatcatggtctctttcctcGTAAACACTCTTCACTTCATCTCTATGCCTttgtcgatgctgattgggcaagaaactttgatgatagaacattcaCATCGGGGTAAATTATTTTCGTTTGAGCTAATCCAGTCAATTAGAGTTCTAAGAAGAAAAGACAATCGTACGATCTACAATTGAAACTGAATACCGTGCTATTGCCACCACtcatgcagaactcaattgggtcacaaatctgcttaaGGAATTCGACATCAATTTTACTTTTAtttctataatatattatgataatttcaaagctacctatc
This DNA window, taken from Musa acuminata AAA Group cultivar baxijiao chromosome BXJ3-7, Cavendish_Baxijiao_AAA, whole genome shotgun sequence, encodes the following:
- the LOC135643871 gene encoding probable WRKY transcription factor 65 is translated as MNGSCSDELERCEPEEAGIASDANDRSLRSGGSGDDAKPVRSLAPSSSSAPSPKRSRRAVEKRVVTVPISDAKGTGEGAPPADSWAWRKYGQKPIKGSPYPRGYYRCSSSKGCPARKQVERSRVDPDAIVVTYSFDHNHPWPLPKNHHHKHAAAAMQQTVEDRPPPQNQSSPPESAERDEKFSDLIAEEEPALLVDAPGGGFQWFADVCSTPSTSPSAAGSCELLYGSVFFAGAQAAAALPEEQEAGGRVVEEEDSLFAGLGELPEYSVVLRRGLASASWVGTTG